A single window of Pseudomonadota bacterium DNA harbors:
- a CDS encoding DUF4124 domain-containing protein has product MKNLNSIILNYMYRKSRVPILIVIIFLIAFSLICTQTIQAGEMYKYTDKDGNTVITNTPNPERYQVKVKEIYSYSEASSSEKMGLEKDDNSEVDDLVEKLINDPSSRVPSDKRFRKNVLKAIVTLREAQLRNQGNPQDEMETKMKRQQRDTEDILEEMESKKVQMEGQQARMNAEMIQQQAEISQLQHQQRMNTFFGK; this is encoded by the coding sequence ATGAAGAACTTAAATTCCATAATTTTGAATTATATGTACAGAAAATCAAGAGTCCCTATATTAATCGTAATAATTTTCCTAATAGCCTTTTCTCTAATTTGCACTCAGACGATTCAGGCAGGAGAAATGTACAAATATACTGATAAAGATGGTAATACAGTCATAACAAACACTCCAAATCCAGAAAGGTATCAAGTAAAAGTAAAGGAAATATATTCATACAGTGAAGCATCATCATCAGAAAAAATGGGTTTGGAAAAAGATGATAACAGTGAGGTGGATGACCTTGTTGAAAAACTCATAAACGATCCGAGCAGTCGAGTTCCAAGTGATAAAAGGTTTAGAAAAAATGTATTAAAAGCAATTGTAACTCTTCGGGAAGCACAACTTCGGAATCAAGGAAATCCACAAGATGAGATGGAAACTAAAATGAAGCGACAACAAAGGGATACGGAGGATATACTCGAAGAGATGGAATCTAAAAAAGTTCAAATGGAGGGTCAACAAGCTAGAATGAATGCTGAAATGATACAACAACAAGCAGAGATTAGTCAATTACAACACCAACAAAGAATGAATACATTTTTTGGGAAATAA